A genomic region of Dreissena polymorpha isolate Duluth1 chromosome 4, UMN_Dpol_1.0, whole genome shotgun sequence contains the following coding sequences:
- the LOC127878718 gene encoding hemicentin-1-like, producing MNVVVLTAAVDYVAEYESPTYFIPQPNNLTYRARSTAILTCTVKNLGKKFIVWRKTAEPHPISVGNMMYAPDTRYEVAFAPDRREFNLVIRAVSQNDAGVYECQVSSRDKLVRHVLLRIEVVLLTAAVDYVADYDGPTYFIPQPNNVTYQAGATATLTCSVENLGKKFIVWRKTAEPHPISVGNMIYAPDTRYEVAFAPERREFNLGIRAVTQNDAGVYECQVSSRDKLVRHIMLRIEGMDYASV from the exons ATGAATG TAGTTGTTCTGACCGCTGCGGTGGACTATGTAGCAGAGTACGAAAGCCCTACGTACTTCATCCCTCAGCCCAACAACTTAACCTACCGGGCGCGATCGACTGCCATTCTGACCTGTACTGTCAAGAACTTAGGAAAGAAATTC ATTGTTTGGCGCAAGACGGCCGAGCCGCACCCTATATCAGTAGGGAACATGATGTATGCACCAGATACACGATACGAAGTGGCTTTTGCACCTGACCGACGGGAGTTCAATTTGGTAATACGAGCGGTGTCTCAAAATGACGCGGGTGTATACGAATGTCAGGTCAGCTCAAGGGATAAACTCGTAAGGCACGTATTGCTGCGGATAGAAg TTGTTTTGCTGACCGCTGCGGTGGACTATGTAGCTGATTACGACGGTCCTACGTACTTCATCCCTCAGCCCAACAACGTCACCTACCAAGCCGGAGCAACTGCCACCTTAACCTGCTCTGTCGAAAACTTAGGAAAGAAATTC ATTGTTTGGCGAAAGACGGCCGAGCCGCATCCGATATCAGTAGGGAACATGATATATGCACCAGATACACGATACGAAGTGGCATTCGCGCCTGAGCGACGGGAGTTCAATTTGGGGATACGAGCGGTGACTCAAAATGACGCGGGTGTATACGAATGTCAAGTCAGCTCAAGAGATAAACTCGTAAGGCACATAATGCTGCGGATAGAAGGTATGGACTACGCTAGTGTATGA